One segment of Nostoc piscinale CENA21 DNA contains the following:
- a CDS encoding family 1 glycosylhydrolase, protein MTFTDNLKHPLEVWAGVECTVNRVGEKYFDQLERNGHAVRLDDLELFAGLGIKKIRYPVLWERVAPNGLDNADWSWSDERLGRLQELGMTPIVGLVHHGSGPRDTSLIDPAFPQKLAVFARAVAERYPWIKHYTPVNEPLTTARFSGMYGHWYPHGRDNLTFIRALLVECEAIALSMKAIREVNLNAQLVQTEDLGKTYSTAKLAYQTEFENERRWLSFDLLCGRINQNHFIWDYLCKSGMSETQLQTACVNSYCPPDIIGINHYLTSDRFLDENLENYPACTHGGNGRDNYADVEAVRVCADSVAGVYTLLQEAWKRYNLPIAVTEVHLSCTREEQLRWFYEAWNAAQKLQNEGIDIRAITAWALLGSYDWNSLLTRAVGYYESGVFDLRSPHPRPTAIAKLVCDLATGHQPNHPLLNTPGWWHRSERLLYPAVSCINEGSTDWEIVSGKQTYPTPNFQLPTHPLIIVGARGTLGKAFARLCEVRGITYCLLSRQEMDITDPAFVDAVLGELKPWAIVNAAGYVRVDDAEREPHICLKINTEGAAILATACAQHNAALLTFSSDLVFNGAVTNPYVETDNAAPLNVYGCSKVLAEKLVLQAYPASLVIRTSAFFSPWDEYNFVTIALRELSAGNTFVAAEDAVVSPTYVPDLVHASLDLLIDGESGLWHLANKSAIAWADLARLAAKQAGVSIKNLVALPTQQLGLIAPRPTYSVLGSDRGQIMPCLDSAMSRYFEEITNLSSTSLF, encoded by the coding sequence ATGACTTTTACTGACAATTTAAAACATCCCCTGGAAGTTTGGGCTGGTGTTGAGTGTACAGTCAATCGTGTGGGTGAAAAATATTTTGACCAGTTAGAACGCAATGGTCATGCAGTCCGGTTGGATGATTTGGAGTTATTTGCTGGACTTGGGATCAAGAAAATTCGTTACCCGGTGCTGTGGGAAAGAGTTGCACCTAATGGATTAGATAATGCTGATTGGTCATGGTCAGATGAGCGACTGGGAAGGTTGCAAGAACTTGGTATGACTCCGATTGTGGGCTTGGTACATCATGGCAGTGGGCCGCGTGATACTAGTTTGATAGATCCAGCATTTCCGCAAAAATTAGCTGTGTTTGCCCGTGCGGTTGCAGAGCGATATCCTTGGATCAAACATTACACGCCTGTCAATGAACCACTGACAACAGCACGATTTAGTGGAATGTACGGTCACTGGTATCCTCATGGACGAGACAATTTAACTTTTATCCGTGCTTTGTTGGTGGAGTGTGAAGCGATCGCACTTTCTATGAAAGCAATTCGAGAAGTTAATCTTAATGCTCAACTGGTGCAAACAGAAGATTTGGGTAAGACTTACAGTACAGCAAAACTAGCTTATCAAACAGAATTTGAAAACGAACGCCGTTGGTTAAGCTTTGATTTATTGTGTGGTCGCATCAACCAAAATCATTTTATCTGGGATTACTTATGTAAAAGTGGCATGAGTGAAACCCAGCTGCAAACAGCTTGTGTAAATTCTTATTGTCCACCAGACATCATTGGCATTAACCATTACTTAACAAGCGATCGCTTTTTAGATGAAAATCTAGAAAACTATCCAGCTTGCACACATGGTGGTAATGGGCGGGATAATTATGCCGATGTCGAGGCTGTGAGAGTTTGTGCTGATAGTGTGGCAGGCGTGTATACATTACTGCAAGAAGCATGGAAACGCTACAATCTACCAATAGCTGTTACTGAAGTTCATCTTAGTTGCACTCGTGAGGAGCAACTGCGCTGGTTTTATGAAGCTTGGAATGCTGCTCAGAAATTACAAAATGAAGGTATAGATATTCGTGCGATTACAGCTTGGGCGCTTTTAGGTAGCTACGACTGGAATAGTTTATTAACTCGCGCCGTCGGCTATTATGAATCAGGCGTATTTGATTTACGTTCTCCCCATCCTAGACCAACTGCGATCGCTAAATTAGTTTGTGATTTAGCTACTGGTCATCAACCTAATCATCCCTTATTAAATACACCAGGATGGTGGCATCGCTCAGAGCGTTTGCTCTATCCAGCAGTTAGTTGTATTAATGAGGGGAGTACGGACTGGGAAATAGTCAGTGGAAAACAAACTTACCCCACTCCCAACTTTCAACTCCCTACTCACCCTTTAATCATAGTTGGCGCAAGAGGAACATTAGGCAAAGCTTTTGCGCGGTTGTGTGAAGTTCGCGGAATTACATATTGCTTACTGTCACGGCAAGAAATGGATATTACAGATCCTGCTTTTGTTGATGCAGTGCTGGGCGAGTTAAAGCCTTGGGCAATTGTCAACGCTGCGGGGTATGTGCGCGTAGATGATGCAGAACGCGAGCCTCATATTTGTTTAAAAATCAATACTGAAGGAGCAGCAATTTTAGCTACTGCTTGCGCTCAACATAACGCAGCACTGTTAACTTTTTCCTCAGATTTAGTATTCAATGGTGCTGTAACTAACCCTTATGTAGAAACTGATAACGCTGCCCCCCTCAATGTATATGGTTGTAGTAAAGTGTTGGCAGAAAAGTTAGTATTGCAAGCTTATCCTGCATCATTAGTGATTCGTACTAGTGCATTTTTCAGCCCTTGGGATGAGTATAACTTTGTGACAATTGCCTTACGTGAACTGAGTGCTGGTAATACTTTTGTAGCGGCTGAAGATGCAGTTGTTTCGCCTACTTATGTGCCGGATTTGGTTCACGCGAGTCTCGATTTATTAATTGATGGTGAAAGCGGTTTATGGCATTTGGCTAACAAAAGCGCGATCGCTTGGGCTGATTTAGCTCGATTAGCCGCAAAACAAGCAGGTGTGAGCATCAAGAATTTAGTTGCTCTACCTACACAACAACTTGGTTTAATTGCTCCTCGCCCAACTTATAGTGTACTTGGTAGCGATCGCGGTCAAATCATGCCTTGCCTCGACAGTGCAATGTCCCGCTACTTTGAAGAGATAACTAACCTAAGTTCGACAAGTTTGTTTTAA
- a CDS encoding glycoside hydrolase family 43 protein yields MEYINPVYQGYFADPFVWQYEGVYYAIGTGAAEAEGAVDDINSNKKSRVFPLLRSFDFVNWHFVDNALLRPDPALGNNFWAPEVAYHNGQFYLYYSVGHEDKNHQLRVATCDSPLGPYQDIGEPLVDPNFCSFAIDPHPFRDDDGQWYLFYARDFLDTEDGVRVGTALVVDRLQSMTRLAGEEKVVLRAQSDWQRFLANRLMYGEIYDWHTLEGPCVRKHEGKYYCFYSGGRWETENYGVDYGVADNVMGPYSDAGNETGPRVLKSVPNFVRGPGHNSIVVGPNGHTEYIVYHAWTQNMDMRQICLDKLIWTPQGPRCQGPTWTRQTIT; encoded by the coding sequence ATGGAATATATTAATCCAGTCTACCAAGGTTATTTTGCCGATCCATTTGTTTGGCAATACGAAGGCGTGTATTATGCGATCGGTACTGGTGCAGCAGAAGCAGAAGGTGCCGTAGATGATATTAACAGTAATAAAAAATCCCGTGTCTTTCCTTTGTTGCGCTCCTTCGATTTTGTGAATTGGCATTTTGTTGATAACGCACTGCTACGACCAGACCCAGCCCTTGGCAATAATTTTTGGGCTCCTGAAGTTGCTTACCATAATGGACAATTTTATCTCTACTACTCTGTAGGACATGAAGACAAGAATCATCAACTGCGTGTAGCTACCTGTGATAGTCCCTTGGGGCCTTATCAAGATATTGGCGAACCACTAGTAGATCCAAATTTTTGTTCCTTTGCCATTGATCCACACCCATTTCGTGACGACGATGGGCAGTGGTATTTGTTTTATGCTCGCGATTTTTTGGATACAGAAGATGGTGTGCGTGTAGGTACAGCATTAGTTGTAGATAGACTACAAAGTATGACACGCCTTGCTGGTGAGGAGAAGGTTGTTTTACGGGCGCAGTCTGATTGGCAAAGGTTTTTAGCCAACCGTTTGATGTATGGTGAAATTTATGATTGGCATACTTTAGAAGGCCCTTGTGTTCGTAAGCATGAAGGTAAATATTACTGCTTTTATAGTGGTGGACGCTGGGAAACAGAGAACTATGGTGTAGATTATGGTGTTGCTGATAATGTAATGGGGCCTTACTCTGATGCTGGTAACGAAACTGGGCCACGAGTATTAAAGTCTGTGCCTAATTTTGTGAGAGGGCCAGGACATAACTCTATTGTTGTTGGGCCAAATGGTCACACAGAATATATCGTCTACCATGCTTGGACTCAAAACATGGATATGCGACAAATTTGTTTAGATAAACTCATTTGGACACCACAGGGGCCTCGTTGCCAAGGCCCTACCTGGACAAGGCAGACTATTACTTAG
- a CDS encoding phytanoyl-CoA dioxygenase family protein, with translation MESFYMQPGDVMVRSPLALHRGSPNRTNQPRPMVVMGYVMHWLHTPKVDLTLPQDYYDILPEELRQMLRCEVVEQLSRKKVETYINFKY, from the coding sequence ATGGAATCATTTTATATGCAGCCTGGGGATGTGATGGTGCGATCGCCTTTAGCACTACACAGGGGTTCACCAAACCGGACAAACCAGCCCAGACCAATGGTAGTCATGGGTTACGTTATGCACTGGTTACACACACCAAAAGTAGATTTGACTCTGCCACAAGATTATTATGATATTCTCCCAGAAGAACTAAGGCAGATGCTACGGTGTGAGGTGGTAGAGCAATTGTCTAGGAAAAAAGTCGAAACTTATATCAATTTCAAATATTAG
- a CDS encoding phytanoyl-CoA dioxygenase family protein, with amino-acid sequence MVQSIGGIAKYSATDLDRFAQELNRDGICVIPHVFEQKLIEEWLEAFEKLFHDRQNQPGGLAPREISRYYLTLPWIYPFANELVFANQVIMGILQRVFYQEYVMVQLGVDVPFQGSDFQETHRDFRPLFCDRIVTPLYALAVNFPLVEVTADNGPFQMARGTHVLGREEGLQKNCFR; translated from the coding sequence ATGGTGCAAAGTATAGGCGGTATAGCTAAATATTCAGCTACCGACCTAGATAGATTTGCTCAAGAATTGAATAGAGATGGAATTTGTGTGATTCCTCATGTTTTTGAGCAAAAATTGATTGAAGAGTGGTTAGAAGCTTTTGAAAAGTTATTTCATGATCGTCAAAATCAACCTGGTGGTTTAGCTCCTCGTGAAATTTCTCGCTACTATCTAACCTTGCCTTGGATTTACCCGTTTGCTAATGAGTTGGTTTTTGCTAACCAAGTAATTATGGGTATTCTTCAGCGCGTGTTTTATCAAGAATACGTAATGGTTCAGTTAGGGGTTGATGTCCCTTTCCAAGGTTCAGATTTTCAGGAAACTCATCGGGATTTTCGTCCATTGTTTTGCGATCGCATCGTTACACCTCTTTACGCCTTAGCAGTTAACTTTCCGCTTGTGGAAGTCACCGCAGACAACGGCCCGTTTCAAATGGCGAGAGGAACTCATGTGTTAGGGCGTGAAGAGGGATTACAAAAAAATTGCTTCAGGTGA
- a CDS encoding transposase-like zinc-binding domain-containing protein — protein MCCPKCGSSNILKNGHTHYGKQRFKFKK, from the coding sequence ATGTGCTGTCCTAAGTGCGGCTCAAGCAATATCTTGAAAAATGGACACACTCACTATGGAAAACAACGCTTCAAGTTTAAGAAGTAA
- the hetL gene encoding heterocyst differentiation pentapeptide repeat protein HetL: MNINDILKSYTAGKRNFQKLNLQEAELTSANLTGADFSYADLRQTRLGRTNLSQACLREADLSESILWGIDLSEADLYRAVLREADLTGAKLVNTRLEETNLIKSSLCGANLHKANLSRSLLFQVDLRPSSNQRTDLGYAVLSGADLSYADIRAASLHHANLDQAKLCRANLSKTIQWGNLAADLSGASLQGADLSYANLEGAVLRKANLQGADLTGAILTNVDFQGAIMPDGSIHD; the protein is encoded by the coding sequence ATGAACATAAATGACATTCTCAAATCTTATACTGCTGGCAAAAGAAACTTCCAAAAACTGAATTTGCAAGAAGCTGAATTAACTAGTGCCAATCTTACAGGTGCAGACTTTAGCTATGCTGATTTGCGTCAAACCAGACTGGGCAGAACTAATCTTAGTCAAGCTTGTTTACGAGAAGCAGATTTGAGTGAATCTATTCTTTGGGGTATAGATTTAAGTGAAGCAGATTTATATCGTGCTGTTTTGCGAGAAGCTGATTTAACGGGTGCAAAATTAGTCAATACTCGGTTAGAAGAAACTAACTTAATTAAGTCAAGTTTGTGTGGTGCTAATTTGCATAAAGCAAACTTATCGCGTTCTCTACTGTTTCAAGTAGATTTGCGTCCCAGTTCTAACCAGCGCACAGATTTAGGATATGCAGTATTGAGTGGTGCAGATTTGAGTTACGCTGACATCAGAGCGGCTTCTTTGCATCACGCTAACTTAGATCAAGCCAAGTTGTGTAGAGCTAATCTGAGTAAGACAATACAATGGGGTAACTTAGCCGCAGATTTAAGTGGGGCGAGTTTACAAGGTGCAGATTTGAGTTATGCCAATTTAGAAGGTGCTGTTCTGCGAAAAGCCAACCTCCAAGGTGCAGACTTAACGGGGGCTATTCTCACCAATGTTGATTTTCAAGGAGCAATTATGCCTGATGGTAGCATTCATGATTGA
- a CDS encoding NAD(P)H-dependent flavin oxidoreductase, with translation MSNNQMPSMLHPLQIGKHIARYPIMQAAMAVRVAGAQLAGAVANAGGVGMIASLGLGLDSPYFNQRKPSSFFSANRLALIDELSKARHISPDGVIGVNILVGTKDYAQLATTAAAEGANLIVTGAGMPLTLPEYTADFPDVALVPTIANFDAAQFLCQTWKNRYNRLPDALIVENCQKVGGHFTQCEQINVPGFSVGWVISQIRNYLAETMGARIPVIVTGGISDRHDIDQMLAIGADGVQMGTRFITTIECDANQRYKERHLQANLADIVTVPSPVGKPSRALRNAFAEEIMTDSSQKRLCIANCLETCLFRDKGKTYCLLNALAQAARGDVEHGLIFSGANVSHPGRIMSVAELMADLTA, from the coding sequence ATGAGTAATAATCAAATGCCCTCGATGCTTCATCCCTTGCAGATTGGTAAACATATCGCCCGTTATCCCATCATGCAAGCGGCAATGGCAGTCAGGGTTGCTGGCGCACAACTGGCTGGCGCAGTTGCTAATGCTGGGGGCGTGGGGATGATTGCTTCGCTGGGACTGGGTTTAGATTCTCCCTACTTTAATCAACGCAAACCGAGTAGTTTTTTTAGTGCCAATCGACTCGCACTGATTGATGAATTGTCTAAAGCAAGACATATCAGCCCTGATGGGGTGATAGGTGTGAATATTCTTGTAGGTACGAAAGATTACGCCCAATTAGCCACAACTGCCGCAGCCGAGGGTGCAAATTTAATTGTGACTGGGGCAGGAATGCCTTTAACTTTACCAGAATACACGGCTGATTTTCCTGATGTTGCCCTTGTACCAACGATCGCTAATTTTGATGCAGCCCAGTTTCTTTGCCAAACTTGGAAAAATCGATATAATCGTCTACCAGATGCCTTAATTGTGGAAAATTGCCAGAAAGTAGGCGGACATTTTACCCAATGCGAACAGATAAATGTTCCAGGGTTTTCGGTTGGCTGGGTGATTTCGCAAATTCGGAATTATTTAGCCGAGACGATGGGTGCAAGGATACCTGTGATTGTGACAGGTGGGATTAGCGATCGCCACGATATTGATCAAATGTTAGCAATTGGCGCTGATGGCGTGCAGATGGGTACTCGCTTTATCACCACAATTGAATGTGATGCCAATCAGCGTTACAAAGAACGTCATTTGCAAGCGAATTTAGCAGATATTGTCACTGTACCCAGTCCCGTCGGCAAACCGAGTCGTGCTTTACGCAATGCCTTCGCCGAGGAAATTATGACCGATTCATCACAGAAAAGGTTGTGTATTGCTAACTGTTTGGAAACTTGTTTGTTTCGAGACAAAGGCAAAACCTATTGCTTACTCAATGCCCTAGCGCAAGCTGCCCGTGGTGATGTGGAACATGGTTTAATTTTTTCTGGTGCTAATGTTAGCCACCCTGGGCGCATTATGTCTGTTGCAGAATTGATGGCAGATTTGACGGCTTAA
- a CDS encoding 6-carboxytetrahydropterin synthase, translating to MQCIVNRRAQFSASHRYWLPELSEAENFEKFGAGSKFPGHGHNYVLFISLAGELDKYGMVLNLSDVKQVIKREVTSLLDFSYLNDVWAEFQETLPTTENIARVIWRRLAPHLPVVRVQLFEHPELWADYMGNSMEAYLSISTHFSAAHRLAHPDLSLEDNTEIYGKCARTNGHGHNYHLEVTVKGEIDQRTGMIVDLGALQKAIADYVVEPFDHTFLNKDVPYFAEVVPTAENIALYISNLLRSPIQNLGAKLYKVKLIESPNNSCEIYCTDTESDAVGAVDSQPVLVRL from the coding sequence ATGCAATGTATCGTAAATCGCCGCGCTCAATTTTCGGCTAGTCATCGCTATTGGCTACCCGAACTGAGTGAAGCTGAGAATTTTGAGAAATTTGGTGCTGGCTCAAAATTTCCTGGACATGGACACAACTATGTCTTATTCATTTCCCTGGCTGGGGAACTAGATAAGTATGGTATGGTGCTGAATTTGTCTGATGTCAAACAAGTCATTAAACGCGAAGTTACAAGCCTTCTGGATTTTTCTTATCTCAATGATGTCTGGGCAGAATTTCAAGAAACTCTACCCACCACTGAAAATATTGCACGGGTTATCTGGCGGCGGTTAGCACCCCACTTGCCTGTAGTCCGCGTACAGTTATTTGAACATCCTGAACTTTGGGCAGATTATATGGGAAACTCAATGGAAGCTTACCTCAGTATCAGTACTCACTTCAGCGCCGCGCACCGCTTGGCACATCCTGATCTCAGCTTAGAAGATAATACTGAGATTTATGGTAAATGCGCTCGGACTAACGGCCACGGACACAACTATCATTTAGAAGTGACTGTAAAAGGTGAAATTGATCAGCGCACCGGGATGATTGTTGATTTGGGTGCGTTGCAGAAAGCGATCGCAGATTATGTGGTAGAACCATTTGATCACACCTTTTTGAACAAAGATGTGCCTTATTTTGCTGAGGTTGTACCGACTGCGGAAAATATCGCCCTGTATATTAGTAATTTATTGCGATCGCCAATCCAAAATTTAGGAGCCAAGCTTTACAAAGTCAAACTCATCGAGAGTCCCAATAACTCCTGCGAAATCTACTGCACAGATACAGAATCAGATGCTGTTGGTGCAGTAGATAGCCAACCTGTTTTAGTTAGGTTGTAG
- a CDS encoding phosphotransferase — translation MTSPPENARLENAINAACAVAKQQGLKFTEAVVLQDRSNLVIHLRPAPVVARIATTTGTVRFGDTWFAKEIAVASYLAAAGAPVVSPSKLIQPGTHQHNRLVLSFWEFVEEIDKLPDATVVGKTLRECHEALVNFAGDLTVLEPLTECETLLCNLISQNAFSLEDSEMLQAVNHHLKSQFQQLQLPMQPLHGDSNFSNVLNTTGGVLWTDWEDTFIGHIAWDIACLIASSHVFGTEMERTTAALYGYGLAIDQEILDLFIAARTFQGVLWNFIIGQQHPESLQRLEVRLRWLRDRFSTIA, via the coding sequence ATGACTAGTCCACCAGAAAATGCTCGTCTGGAAAATGCCATCAATGCTGCTTGTGCAGTCGCCAAGCAACAAGGGCTGAAGTTTACTGAAGCGGTGGTGTTGCAAGACAGAAGTAATTTAGTCATCCATTTACGCCCTGCACCTGTAGTTGCACGCATCGCCACTACAACAGGTACAGTGCGGTTCGGTGATACTTGGTTTGCTAAAGAAATTGCCGTAGCCAGCTATTTAGCAGCCGCAGGCGCACCTGTGGTTAGTCCCAGCAAGCTCATTCAACCAGGTACTCATCAGCACAATAGGTTAGTTCTGAGTTTTTGGGAATTTGTCGAAGAAATAGATAAATTACCAGATGCGACTGTTGTTGGAAAAACTTTGCGAGAATGCCATGAAGCTTTAGTCAACTTTGCAGGTGATTTGACAGTTTTAGAGCCGTTAACTGAGTGTGAAACTCTGCTGTGTAATCTCATATCTCAAAACGCATTCAGCCTCGAAGATAGCGAAATGTTACAAGCAGTCAATCATCACCTCAAAAGTCAATTTCAGCAGCTTCAGTTACCAATGCAACCTCTTCATGGCGACTCCAATTTTTCTAATGTACTGAATACAACAGGCGGCGTACTGTGGACAGATTGGGAAGATACTTTTATTGGGCATATTGCTTGGGATATTGCCTGTTTAATTGCTTCTAGCCATGTTTTCGGCACTGAGATGGAACGTACAACGGCAGCTTTATATGGTTATGGACTAGCCATAGATCAAGAAATATTAGATTTGTTTATCGCAGCGCGGACTTTTCAAGGCGTGTTGTGGAATTTTATTATCGGACAACAACATCCAGAGAGTCTACAACGGTTAGAAGTTCGGTTACGTTGGTTGCGCGATCGCTTCTCCACCATTGCTTAA
- a CDS encoding adenylate/guanylate cyclase domain-containing protein — protein MKYEVVERIFNKYSTLRKFEYLELDVHFRIVDKSEQVHLFAMYPNAVMFGTDIRVAFPEFVGKEDILKSIIQGQQEIFELEIIRHTPETQSNIYINIYIICEHQEKSPVKKLMVFLEDVTEKIKIKQDLSKITNATNILSMTLVTYKNYMETVISSMADALLITTNTGKIKQVNLAAQKLFEFSESELINQPISLLFEDNFLLLRIINHYSKLNRDLQQFEVVCRKKTREKILVAFSCTVMQRKNEVLEDIIYIGRDITSRQRREQRNVAQYQITQILSDAPSIQKAITGILQAICQSLEWDVGELWTASEYITTDVATENDDAVLRCVEMWTSRLISAREFKAVTWQTTYLPNVGLPGQIWSRRSALWIKNILDYGDLQRSPTAINAGLSSAFGFPILDDNKILGVMTFFSRDVQPKDPDLLQMMVSVGSQIAQFMKRKQAEEKLLESELRYRDICENANDLIQSVNVHGRFLYVNRTWYQTLGYSAAEVTQMNVFDIIHPDFQAHCRQMFYRLMSGEQLAQVKTAFIAKNGQTVFLEGNINCKFAHGVPVATRGIFRNITQRVALEIALQQQQAQTEQFWQARIPTSNTIKSSIDDAATDLINVTVLCADIFGLNEIAASGSAMQLVNLLCPIFAAFDRLCNRYGLEKVKTINEAYIVIGGLPTERPDHTQAIAQMALDMQAAIATFNLENQQNLKICIGIHTGVVTATAVGLIDTINIARVLQTQSLADTIQVSATAYEEIHNEFVLAPHNEIEISHQKKITTYLLRGQKKE, from the coding sequence ATGAAATACGAGGTAGTCGAGCGGATTTTCAACAAATATTCGACTTTACGTAAATTTGAATACTTAGAACTAGATGTTCATTTCCGTATTGTGGATAAATCTGAGCAAGTGCATCTTTTTGCCATGTATCCAAACGCGGTCATGTTCGGCACAGATATTCGTGTCGCTTTTCCTGAATTTGTTGGCAAAGAAGATATCTTAAAATCTATCATCCAAGGGCAGCAAGAAATATTTGAATTAGAGATAATTAGACATACACCTGAAACTCAATCAAACATCTATATTAATATATATATTATTTGTGAACATCAAGAAAAATCACCTGTTAAAAAATTGATGGTTTTTCTGGAAGATGTCACAGAAAAAATCAAAATCAAACAAGATTTATCCAAAATCACTAACGCTACTAATATCCTCTCCATGACGCTGGTAACATATAAAAATTATATGGAAACAGTTATCAGTTCAATGGCAGATGCTTTATTGATAACTACCAATACAGGCAAAATTAAGCAAGTTAATTTAGCTGCCCAAAAATTATTTGAATTTTCCGAATCTGAATTAATTAATCAACCAATATCTTTACTCTTTGAAGATAATTTTCTATTACTGAGAATTATTAATCATTACAGTAAGTTAAATCGAGATTTACAGCAATTTGAGGTTGTCTGTCGCAAAAAAACACGAGAAAAAATCCTCGTGGCTTTTTCTTGTACAGTCATGCAGCGAAAAAATGAAGTTTTAGAAGATATTATTTACATTGGGCGAGATATTACCAGTCGCCAGCGTCGAGAACAGCGAAATGTTGCTCAATATCAAATCACGCAAATTCTTTCAGATGCACCTAGTATTCAAAAAGCAATAACAGGAATTTTACAGGCAATTTGTCAAAGTTTAGAGTGGGATGTTGGGGAATTATGGACAGCCAGTGAATATATTACTACTGATGTAGCAACAGAAAATGACGATGCCGTATTAAGATGTGTAGAAATGTGGACAAGTCGGCTGATATCTGCGCGGGAATTTAAGGCTGTGACTTGGCAGACCACATATTTACCGAATGTGGGCTTACCTGGGCAAATTTGGAGTAGACGTTCGGCTTTATGGATCAAAAATATTTTAGACTATGGAGATTTACAGCGATCGCCAACTGCCATCAACGCCGGGCTGTCTTCAGCCTTTGGTTTCCCCATCTTAGATGACAATAAAATCTTAGGAGTGATGACTTTCTTTAGCCGTGATGTCCAACCTAAAGACCCAGATTTATTACAAATGATGGTTTCTGTAGGTAGTCAAATCGCGCAATTTATGAAACGAAAACAAGCAGAAGAAAAATTGTTAGAAAGTGAATTACGCTATCGAGATATTTGTGAAAATGCCAATGATTTAATTCAGTCTGTGAATGTGCATGGACGATTTTTATATGTCAATCGAACATGGTATCAAACATTAGGCTATAGCGCCGCCGAAGTGACACAGATGAATGTTTTTGATATCATCCATCCTGATTTTCAGGCACATTGTCGGCAAATGTTTTATCGGTTAATGTCTGGTGAACAATTAGCCCAAGTAAAAACAGCTTTTATTGCTAAAAATGGTCAAACAGTTTTTTTAGAAGGCAATATCAACTGTAAATTTGCTCATGGTGTACCAGTAGCAACTAGAGGGATTTTTCGCAATATTACCCAGCGAGTTGCTTTAGAAATAGCATTGCAGCAACAGCAAGCACAGACAGAACAATTCTGGCAAGCAAGGATACCAACATCTAACACTATTAAATCATCAATAGACGATGCAGCTACAGATTTAATCAACGTGACTGTTTTATGTGCAGATATTTTTGGGTTAAATGAAATTGCTGCTTCTGGAAGTGCGATGCAATTAGTTAATTTACTTTGCCCAATTTTTGCAGCTTTTGACCGTCTCTGTAATCGTTACGGTTTAGAAAAAGTTAAAACTATCAATGAAGCCTATATAGTCATTGGCGGATTACCCACAGAACGCCCAGATCATACCCAAGCTATAGCCCAAATGGCGTTGGATATGCAAGCGGCGATCGCCACATTTAATCTAGAAAATCAACAAAACCTGAAAATTTGCATTGGTATCCATACTGGAGTTGTTACAGCAACAGCAGTTGGTTTAATAGACACTATCAATATTGCTAGAGTCCTCCAAACTCAAAGTTTAGCTGATACAATCCAAGTCAGCGCCACGGCTTACGAAGAAATACATAATGAATTTGTCCTAGCACCACATAATGAAATAGAAATTTCCCATCAAAAGAAAATAACAACATATTTATTACGTGGACAAAAAAAGGAATAG